A single window of Bos javanicus breed banteng chromosome 19, ARS-OSU_banteng_1.0, whole genome shotgun sequence DNA harbors:
- the LOC133231613 gene encoding keratin-associated protein 4-7-like — protein sequence MVSSCCGSVCSDQSCGRSLCQETCCQPSCCQTTCCRTTCCRPSCGVSSCCRPVCCQPTCPRPTCCISSCYRPSCCVSSCGSSCCRPTCCISSCCRPQCCQPVCCQPTCPRPTCCISSCCRPSCCGSSCGSSCCRPTCCISSCCRPRCCQSVCCQPTCSRISSCCRPSCCGSSCCLRPVCGRVSCHTTCYRPTCVISTCPRPVCCPSSCC from the coding sequence ATGGTCAGCTCCTGTTGTGGCTCCGTCTGCTCTGACCAGAGCTGTGGCCGAAGTCTCTGCCAGGAGACCTGCTGCCAGCCCAGCTGCTGCCAGACCACCTGCTGCAGGACCACCTGCTGCCGCCCCAGCTGTGGTGTGTCCAGCTGCTGCCGCCCGGTCtgctgccagcccacctgccctcGCCCCACCTGCTGCATCTCTAGCTGCTACCGCCCCTCCTGCTGTGTTTCCAGCTGTGGTTCCAGCTGCTGCAGGCCTACCTGCTGTATCTCCAGCTGCTGCAGGCCCCAGTGCTGCCAGCCTGTGtgctgccagcccacctgccctcGCCCCACCTGCTGCATCTCTAGCTGCTGCCGCCCCTCCTGCTGTGGGTCCAGCTGTGGTTCCAGCTGCTGCAGGCCTACCTGCTGCATCTCCAGCTGCTGCAGGCCCCGGTGCTGCCAGTCTGTGTGCTGCCAGCCCACCTGCTCCCGCATCTCCAGCTGCTGCCGCCCCTCTTGCTGTGGCTCCAGCTGCTGCCTGCGCCCAGTGTGTGGCCGGGTCTCCTGCCACACCACTTGCTATCGGCCCACCTGTGtcatctccacctgcccccgCCCCGTGTGCTGTCCCTCCTCTTGCTGCTGA